A region from the Flexibacter flexilis DSM 6793 genome encodes:
- a CDS encoding tetratricopeptide repeat protein — protein sequence MAKNFKDREEGAEWVSRFEAMLQNGNTAFFDLDSYEYIIQYYLRNGNFGTARQACELAIESYPYSTDLMIDYAHILANTGEIERAMATIESAELLLPNDVDVVMVKSSLMAQNNHYKEAVDYIQTALETIEEKDELYFILGVTYQQWNRFDKAIEAYQQTIKLNPKHEDALLELGFCLDLTDQNEQCIDVYKAYLDHEPYAFQAWYNLGIIYSKLERYEEALDAYEFAIAIQDEFVEAYFNMGNVYMSMLRFQKAFSSYEYAQQIEKKRGQENPETLVFMGLACEHLENYTDAMHYFREALKIDNDYAEAWFGMGECMLRQDKNYEAIHFFSKAVELIPEYAIYWQKLAEAEYKIDNVVSSIKAYEEACTLEPDNVKCWIDWSLIYYQQGDFSKAVEVIGDGIEQNPEETVLYYHAVAYMLGLGKFKEALSILERALMMDYEGHAVLFEIIDNLEAQKALHKIIAQYSDLKGDK from the coding sequence ATGGCTAAAAACTTCAAAGACAGAGAAGAAGGCGCAGAATGGGTGAGCCGCTTCGAAGCAATGCTTCAAAATGGCAATACTGCTTTCTTTGATTTGGACAGTTACGAGTATATCATACAATATTATCTTAGAAACGGAAATTTTGGGACGGCTCGCCAAGCCTGCGAATTGGCCATTGAGTCCTATCCTTATTCTACGGATTTAATGATAGATTATGCGCATATTTTGGCCAATACGGGCGAAATAGAACGCGCAATGGCGACCATTGAGTCGGCAGAATTACTTTTGCCCAACGACGTGGACGTGGTGATGGTTAAAAGTTCGCTGATGGCGCAAAACAATCATTACAAAGAGGCCGTAGATTATATCCAGACCGCACTGGAAACCATCGAAGAAAAAGATGAATTGTATTTCATTTTGGGTGTAACCTACCAGCAATGGAACAGGTTTGATAAAGCCATAGAAGCCTATCAGCAAACCATCAAGCTCAACCCGAAGCACGAAGATGCGCTGTTGGAGCTTGGTTTTTGCCTTGACCTGACGGATCAAAATGAGCAATGTATCGACGTGTACAAAGCCTATTTGGATCACGAACCTTATGCGTTTCAGGCTTGGTACAATTTGGGAATCATTTATAGCAAGCTCGAACGCTACGAAGAGGCACTGGACGCTTATGAGTTTGCCATAGCTATCCAAGACGAATTTGTAGAAGCCTATTTCAATATGGGTAATGTGTATATGAGTATGTTACGTTTCCAAAAGGCATTTAGCTCTTACGAATACGCGCAACAAATCGAGAAAAAACGCGGACAAGAAAATCCTGAAACACTCGTGTTTATGGGCTTGGCTTGCGAGCATTTGGAGAACTACACCGACGCGATGCACTATTTCCGCGAAGCCCTCAAAATAGACAACGACTATGCGGAGGCTTGGTTTGGAATGGGAGAATGTATGTTGCGCCAAGACAAAAACTATGAAGCGATTCATTTTTTTAGCAAAGCGGTTGAGCTTATCCCTGAATATGCGATTTATTGGCAAAAACTTGCCGAAGCCGAATACAAAATAGACAATGTGGTTTCCAGTATTAAAGCCTACGAGGAAGCTTGTACGCTCGAGCCCGACAACGTAAAATGTTGGATAGATTGGTCGCTGATTTACTACCAACAAGGTGACTTCTCGAAGGCGGTTGAAGTAATCGGCGACGGCATTGAGCAGAACCCCGAAGAAACGGTTTTGTATTATCATGCGGTGGCCTATATGTTGGGCTTGGGCAAATTCAAAGAGGCCTTGAGCATACTCGAACGCGCTTTGATGATGGACTATGAAGGCCACGCCGTTTTGTTTGAAATCATAGACAATTTGGAGGCGCAAAAAGCCTTACACAAAATCATTGCCCAATACAGCGACCTGAAAGGCGACAAATAA